The following proteins are encoded in a genomic region of Mycobacterium sp. 155:
- a CDS encoding trimeric intracellular cation channel family protein, whose product MLQTVLNYGGIAVFASSGAMVAIRKGFDLFGIAALGVLTAVSGGVLRDLFLDVTPPTSIQHWPNVTVAVVATAVATATARIFIRMRRIVLTLDAVGMGFFATSGAAFATDHGATWFAAVLIGVTTAIGGGIVRDVLVREIPLLMGQDDLYAVPAMIGATTYAVIDYFGPQWIGLVAGTVLATALRLAGLAFHWRLPTGPRDLFVGGDS is encoded by the coding sequence GTGTTGCAGACGGTCCTCAACTACGGCGGTATCGCGGTTTTCGCCTCGTCGGGGGCGATGGTCGCGATCCGCAAAGGCTTCGATTTGTTCGGCATCGCGGCGCTGGGTGTGCTGACGGCAGTCAGCGGCGGTGTGCTGCGTGACCTGTTCCTCGACGTCACCCCGCCGACGTCGATCCAGCACTGGCCCAACGTCACGGTCGCCGTGGTCGCGACGGCGGTGGCGACGGCGACGGCCCGGATCTTCATCCGAATGCGGCGGATCGTGCTCACCCTCGACGCCGTCGGGATGGGTTTCTTCGCGACGTCGGGTGCGGCCTTCGCCACCGACCATGGGGCGACCTGGTTCGCGGCCGTACTGATCGGTGTCACCACCGCGATCGGCGGCGGCATCGTCCGCGATGTGCTGGTCCGCGAGATCCCGTTACTGATGGGGCAGGACGATCTGTATGCGGTTCCGGCAATGATCGGTGCGACGACCTATGCCGTCATCGACTACTTCGGCCCGCAGTGGATCGGTCTGGTGGCCGGCACGGTGTTGGCCACCGCGTTGCGGCTGGCCGGTCTGGCCTTCCACTGGCGGCTGCCCACCGGCCCGCGCGA